From the Halalkalicoccus subterraneus genome, one window contains:
- a CDS encoding zinc-dependent alcohol dehydrogenase family protein encodes MKAYEVRDDDEGDGGGEFSGLVATERERPTPGPGEALVRMDACALNYRDLAVASAELAYPGVEYPVIPLSDGAGEVVELGGDVDRFAEGDRVATAFFPDWIDGPLTPGDNHRSPGGTMDGTLAEYITYPAEALVEVPDYLTIEEAGSLTCAAVTAWTALAEHGELTAGERVLCLGTGGVSTFALQFAVAQGAETVVTSSSDAKLERARELGADRTLNYEETPDWGEAVSEMTDGGVDHVIEIGGQGTLERSLRATGPDGEVHLIGVLTGISGEVDPAPIMNTPLSVRGVSVGSRGAFERMLTAMESAEVRPEIDRTVGFDEAHEAYRYVRDGAHQGKVAITID; translated from the coding sequence CGAGGTACGGGACGACGACGAGGGCGACGGAGGCGGGGAGTTTTCGGGGCTCGTGGCGACCGAACGCGAGCGCCCGACGCCCGGACCGGGCGAGGCGCTCGTCCGGATGGACGCCTGTGCGCTCAACTACCGTGATCTGGCGGTCGCGAGCGCCGAGCTGGCCTACCCGGGGGTGGAGTACCCCGTCATACCCCTCTCGGATGGTGCCGGCGAGGTCGTCGAACTCGGTGGGGACGTCGATCGGTTCGCGGAGGGCGACCGGGTCGCGACGGCCTTCTTCCCCGACTGGATCGACGGTCCGCTGACCCCGGGCGATAACCACCGCTCGCCGGGCGGCACCATGGACGGCACCCTCGCCGAGTATATCACCTACCCCGCCGAGGCCCTCGTCGAGGTCCCCGACTACCTCACGATCGAGGAGGCGGGCTCGCTGACCTGCGCGGCCGTGACGGCCTGGACGGCGCTCGCCGAACACGGCGAGCTGACCGCCGGCGAGCGCGTGCTCTGTTTGGGCACGGGCGGTGTCTCGACGTTCGCCCTGCAGTTCGCCGTGGCCCAGGGTGCCGAGACGGTCGTGACCTCCTCGAGCGACGCGAAGCTCGAACGCGCCCGCGAGCTGGGCGCCGACCGCACGCTGAACTACGAGGAGACGCCCGACTGGGGTGAGGCGGTGAGCGAGATGACCGACGGCGGCGTCGACCACGTGATCGAGATCGGCGGCCAAGGGACCTTGGAACGGTCGCTCCGTGCGACCGGCCCCGACGGCGAGGTCCACCTCATCGGCGTGCTCACAGGTATTTCCGGCGAGGTCGACCCCGCGCCGATCATGAACACTCCCCTGTCGGTTCGCGGAGTGAGCGTCGGCAGCCGCGGCGCGTTCGAGCGGATGCTCACGGCGATGGAGAGCGCGGAGGTTCGCCCGGAAATCGACCGGACCGTCGGGTTCGACGAGGCCCACGAGGCCTACCGGTACGTCCGAGACGGTGCCCATCAGGGGAAGGTCGCGATCACCATCGACTGA